The Congregibacter litoralis KT71 genome contains a region encoding:
- a CDS encoding NADH:flavin oxidoreductase, producing MASLSDALTFKSGAIMPNRFMLAPLTNLQSHSDGTLSDDEYRWLSKRAEGGFGLTMTCASHVQAVGCGFPGQLGCFSDEHLEGLGRLAAAINAEGSVSVLQLHHAGMRSPEALIGEQPHCPSDNEKTGARGLSHEEVLRLRDDFIAAAVRAQKAGFTGVELHGAHGYVLAQFLSPTINLRDDEYGGSLENRSRLLLEIIDGVRERCGADFLLGVRLSAERFDIRLAEMRDLAQQLMREGNIDFLDMSLWDSFKEPEEEGFEGKTLLECFTELDRGDVLLGTAGKIRSAEDARRCIEAGADFAVVGRSAILHHDFPRRVLSDPAFQPVSNPVTAEYLRKEGLGEAFIEYMASWKGFVEA from the coding sequence ATGGCCTCTTTGTCTGATGCCCTTACGTTTAAAAGCGGGGCCATCATGCCCAATCGCTTTATGCTGGCGCCTCTCACCAACCTCCAAAGTCATTCCGACGGCACCCTCAGTGATGACGAGTATCGTTGGCTGAGCAAACGTGCTGAGGGCGGCTTTGGTCTCACCATGACCTGCGCCTCCCACGTGCAGGCCGTGGGCTGCGGGTTTCCCGGCCAGCTGGGCTGTTTCTCTGATGAGCATCTTGAAGGCTTGGGTCGCCTTGCTGCCGCTATCAACGCGGAGGGCAGTGTGTCGGTCCTGCAGCTTCATCATGCGGGTATGCGGTCGCCCGAGGCGCTTATCGGTGAGCAGCCCCATTGCCCCAGCGACAATGAAAAGACCGGTGCCCGGGGTTTGTCCCACGAGGAGGTGTTGCGCTTGCGAGACGATTTTATTGCCGCTGCGGTGAGGGCTCAAAAAGCCGGTTTCACCGGCGTGGAACTCCACGGCGCGCATGGCTATGTACTGGCTCAGTTCCTGAGTCCCACTATCAATCTGCGCGATGATGAGTACGGTGGCTCCCTGGAAAATCGCAGCCGACTGCTCCTGGAAATTATCGATGGCGTGCGAGAGCGATGCGGCGCTGACTTCCTCCTGGGCGTGCGTCTGTCGGCGGAGCGTTTTGATATACGCCTCGCCGAGATGCGGGACCTGGCACAGCAATTGATGCGTGAGGGAAACATCGATTTTCTGGACATGTCCCTGTGGGACTCCTTCAAGGAACCCGAGGAAGAGGGCTTTGAGGGGAAGACCTTACTGGAGTGCTTCACGGAGCTGGATCGAGGGGACGTGCTTCTGGGAACCGCGGGAAAAATCCGCAGTGCCGAAGATGCCCGCCGTTGCATTGAAGCGGGTGCCGATTTTGCTGTCGTCGGCCGCTCAGCCATTTTGCATCACGATTTTCCCCGACGAGTCTTGTCTGACCCGGCGTTTCAACCCGTCTCGAATCCGGTTACCGCCGAGTATCTGCGCAAGGAGGGTCTCGGGGAGGCCTTCATTGAATACATGGCCTCCTGGAAGGGCTTTGTCGAGGCTTGA
- a CDS encoding phospholipase A, with protein sequence MKITLRHTTKNLCGIASVLALLYGSMAFGSPETCAYIADADARLNCFDSYFTPEELPEVNAAGEVELLSEALPSLSLIEARIEQEDTLTDQWFSITPHHPNYILPMTFSSNPDYSDFGPLEESFSDYEIKMQLSLKTRLAEGLWRDSSVWAAYTQQSYWQLYAEDDASAPFRETNHQPEVFWQLPVDFKVFGWNARTTTLAINHQSNGRSEPLSRSWNRVTAELALDRGNWVVSAKTWARISEPADVDDNPNIEDYMGRLQLGLVHKRERHTVAIGLKNNLSSPNRSGLEVNYTFPLFKRLKGFVQLYSGYGENLIDMENYNNRIGIGIALTDWL encoded by the coding sequence ATGAAAATAACGCTGCGCCATACTACGAAAAACCTCTGTGGCATCGCCTCAGTCCTGGCGTTGCTCTATGGGTCCATGGCTTTTGGAAGCCCGGAAACCTGCGCTTATATCGCCGACGCCGATGCCCGACTGAACTGTTTTGACAGCTATTTCACACCCGAGGAGCTTCCCGAGGTCAACGCCGCCGGTGAGGTGGAACTCCTCAGTGAGGCGCTCCCGTCCCTGTCGCTCATCGAAGCCCGCATTGAGCAGGAAGACACCCTCACGGATCAGTGGTTCTCGATCACTCCTCACCATCCCAATTACATCCTGCCCATGACCTTCAGCAGCAACCCGGACTATTCTGATTTCGGCCCCCTGGAGGAGAGCTTCAGTGACTACGAGATCAAAATGCAGCTCAGCCTGAAAACACGTCTTGCCGAGGGCCTCTGGCGGGATTCGTCGGTGTGGGCGGCTTACACCCAGCAATCCTATTGGCAGCTTTATGCCGAGGATGATGCGTCGGCGCCCTTTCGGGAAACCAACCACCAGCCAGAGGTTTTCTGGCAGCTGCCCGTAGACTTCAAGGTGTTTGGCTGGAACGCCCGAACCACTACCCTGGCCATCAACCACCAGTCCAACGGCCGCTCGGAACCCCTGTCCAGGAGTTGGAACCGGGTTACCGCAGAACTCGCCCTCGATCGCGGCAACTGGGTGGTCTCTGCCAAGACCTGGGCACGCATCAGTGAACCGGCCGATGTGGATGACAATCCCAATATCGAGGATTACATGGGCAGGCTCCAACTGGGTTTGGTGCACAAACGCGAGCGCCATACCGTTGCCATAGGACTGAAAAACAATCTCAGTAGCCCCAATCGCAGCGGCCTGGAAGTGAATTACACCTTCCCCCTGTTCAAGCGACTCAAGGGATTTGTTCAACTCTACTCCGGATACGGGGAAAATCTTATCGACATGGAGAATTACAACAACCGGATCGGCATCGGCATCGCTTTGACGGACTGGTTGTGA
- the recQ gene encoding DNA helicase RecQ, which translates to MQAEDRHTDHTAEALNTLQHVFGYPAFRPPQQEIITTLLRGEDALVIMPTGGGKSLCYQIPGLLREGCAIVVSPLIALMQDQVEALQQLGVRAAYLNSSLAPEEARSIEQDWLDDRLDLLYVAPERLLQPRMLALLDQMTPALFAIDEAHCVSQWGHDFREDYLQLSALHERYPQVPRIALTATADARTRQEIAERLNLTTARHFLVSFDRPNICYRIALKDNPRGQLLRFLQNEHRHDAGIVYCLSRKRVDETARWLVDQGFKALPYHAGLPADTRADHQRRFLREDGIIIVATIAFGMGIDKPDVRFVAHLDLPKTVEAYYQETGRAGRDGLPANAWLVYGLQDVITLRQMLDQSQGSEIYKREEQHRLNAMLGLCEVTSCRRQALLAYFDEPLEKPCGNCDSCLNPVATWDGTEAAQMALSAVYRTGQRFGVNHLIDVLRGSENDKIFQNDHHQLPTFGVGKGLDTRQWKSVFRQLVARGLLSVDMTRFGALCLQEPARAVLRGEVEVLLRQDPKGSSARRTTKNVLPEHIDVGLWEALRECRRQLAEDQGIPPYIIFHDRTLQLICEQRPASVAEFAAISGVGDRKRDKYAAAFLAVVKAN; encoded by the coding sequence CTGCAAGCAGAAGACAGGCATACCGATCACACCGCTGAGGCGCTGAACACGCTCCAGCACGTGTTCGGCTACCCGGCATTCAGGCCGCCCCAGCAGGAAATTATCACCACGCTTCTCCGCGGGGAGGACGCCCTGGTCATCATGCCCACGGGCGGCGGCAAGTCCCTCTGCTACCAGATACCGGGCCTCCTTCGCGAGGGTTGCGCCATCGTTGTCTCGCCCCTTATTGCGCTGATGCAGGATCAGGTAGAAGCGCTGCAGCAACTCGGCGTGCGCGCCGCCTACCTCAACTCCAGCCTTGCCCCCGAGGAGGCGCGGTCCATAGAGCAGGACTGGCTCGATGATCGTCTGGATTTGCTCTATGTCGCTCCAGAGCGCCTCCTGCAACCCAGGATGCTTGCCCTGCTGGATCAGATGACACCGGCCCTCTTTGCCATCGACGAAGCTCACTGCGTATCCCAGTGGGGCCACGATTTTCGCGAGGACTATCTGCAGCTCAGCGCACTTCACGAGCGCTATCCCCAGGTACCCCGCATCGCCCTTACGGCGACGGCAGACGCGCGAACGCGACAGGAGATTGCCGAGCGGCTGAATCTAACGACAGCGCGACACTTCCTCGTCAGCTTTGACCGCCCGAATATCTGCTACCGCATCGCCCTCAAGGACAATCCCCGGGGCCAGCTACTGCGCTTCTTGCAGAATGAGCACCGGCATGATGCGGGCATCGTTTACTGCCTCTCGCGTAAACGCGTCGACGAAACCGCGCGCTGGTTGGTGGATCAGGGCTTTAAAGCCCTTCCTTATCACGCGGGACTTCCCGCGGACACCCGCGCCGATCATCAACGGCGGTTTTTGCGGGAGGACGGCATCATCATCGTCGCCACCATTGCCTTTGGCATGGGCATTGATAAACCCGATGTACGCTTTGTGGCGCACCTCGACCTGCCAAAAACCGTTGAGGCTTATTATCAGGAAACGGGGCGCGCAGGTCGCGACGGCCTGCCGGCCAATGCCTGGCTGGTGTATGGGCTCCAGGACGTCATTACCCTTCGTCAGATGCTCGATCAGTCCCAGGGCAGCGAAATCTACAAGCGGGAAGAGCAACACCGCCTCAACGCCATGCTGGGTCTCTGCGAGGTCACCAGCTGTCGACGGCAGGCACTCCTGGCGTACTTTGATGAACCCCTGGAAAAACCCTGCGGGAACTGTGATAGCTGCCTGAACCCCGTAGCCACCTGGGATGGGACAGAGGCGGCCCAGATGGCCCTTTCAGCGGTTTACCGCACGGGCCAGCGCTTTGGCGTCAACCATCTCATCGATGTGTTACGGGGCTCTGAAAACGACAAGATCTTTCAAAACGATCATCATCAGCTACCTACCTTCGGCGTGGGCAAGGGCCTGGATACACGGCAGTGGAAATCGGTTTTTCGACAACTGGTTGCCCGGGGATTACTGAGCGTGGACATGACACGCTTCGGCGCCCTCTGCCTGCAGGAGCCCGCGCGTGCCGTACTGCGAGGCGAGGTTGAGGTGCTTCTGCGCCAGGACCCCAAGGGCAGCAGCGCTCGTCGCACCACAAAAAATGTACTGCCCGAGCACATCGATGTCGGTCTCTGGGAGGCCCTGCGGGAGTGTCGTCGACAGCTCGCGGAGGATCAGGGCATACCGCCCTACATCATTTTCCACGACCGCACCCTGCAACTCATCTGCGAGCAGCGCCCCGCCAGCGTCGCAGAATTTGCCGCCATCTCCGGCGTGGGTGACCGCAAGCGCGATAAATACGCTGCGGCATTCCTGGCGGTGGTTAAAGCGAACTGA
- the ltaE gene encoding low-specificity L-threonine aldolase, with amino-acid sequence MIDLRSDTVTKPTRAMLEVMGEAETGDDVYGEDPTVNALERFAAALTGKEAAVFAPTGTQSNLLGLLSHCGRGHEYIVGHTAHTYMYEGGGAAVLGGIQPCPLPFAADGSLPLDAVEKAIKPDDAHFAITRLVCLENTQAGKVLPLDYLQRYSELTRQWGLKRHLDGARLFNAAVALDVPVAQICQYFDTVSICLSKGLACPVGSLLVGDEDAIRSARRWRKMLGGGMRQAGILAAAGLYALENNVQRLREDHDKARRVADALASLPAFTLQAAPQTNMVMLDAATDVESLARHLESDGIRTAGTRWVFHQDVSDDDVDRLIESCRRFR; translated from the coding sequence ATGATTGATCTGCGTAGTGACACCGTCACCAAACCCACCCGGGCAATGCTTGAGGTCATGGGGGAGGCGGAAACCGGGGACGATGTTTACGGCGAAGACCCCACGGTTAATGCGCTGGAACGCTTCGCTGCGGCACTCACGGGCAAGGAAGCTGCGGTGTTTGCGCCCACGGGCACCCAGTCCAATCTCCTGGGGCTCCTCAGTCACTGCGGGCGAGGGCATGAGTATATTGTGGGGCACACGGCGCACACCTATATGTATGAGGGCGGCGGCGCGGCGGTACTGGGGGGTATACAGCCCTGCCCCTTGCCCTTTGCCGCGGACGGGTCTTTGCCTCTGGATGCCGTGGAAAAAGCCATCAAGCCCGATGATGCGCATTTTGCCATCACCCGACTCGTGTGCCTGGAAAACACCCAGGCCGGAAAGGTATTGCCCCTTGATTATCTCCAGCGTTACAGCGAGCTGACCCGGCAATGGGGTCTCAAGCGGCATCTTGATGGCGCGCGGCTGTTTAATGCGGCGGTAGCCCTGGACGTACCCGTGGCTCAGATCTGTCAGTACTTCGATACGGTATCTATCTGCCTGTCCAAAGGTCTTGCCTGTCCCGTGGGCTCTCTCCTCGTCGGTGACGAGGACGCAATCCGCAGCGCAAGGCGCTGGCGCAAGATGCTGGGTGGAGGCATGCGCCAGGCAGGGATTCTTGCGGCGGCGGGGCTCTATGCGCTGGAAAACAATGTCCAGCGTTTACGGGAAGATCACGACAAGGCGCGGCGCGTGGCGGATGCCCTGGCCAGCCTTCCCGCCTTCACACTCCAGGCGGCCCCCCAGACCAATATGGTGATGCTCGATGCCGCGACGGATGTGGAGTCCCTGGCGAGGCATCTCGAAAGCGATGGTATCCGCACAGCGGGCACACGCTGGGTCTTTCATCAGGACGTTTCCGACGATGACGTCGATCGGCTTATTGAGAGTTGTCGACGCTTCCGTTGA
- a CDS encoding dipeptidase, with the protein MKWDTNRRTFIQGAAAVLASQALPGAADSGPDKSYEDMLVIDALCFGKEWGEEVFAALRAANYSGIIESLPRKNLQTAIDALLDWRKRIENHSDQLMFALQAEDFRRAKDSKRTAVMMNFQNSTMLNGDVDNIDALYALGMRSFQLTYNFRNLVGDGCLERTNAGLSDFGLEVVERMNDTGVLIDLSHCGDQTTLDGIAFSQRPVGITHTMCDALRSHPRAKTDEQMRNCAEKGGVIGMVALGYFVGPDPGGDTTIEHYADHIEHAVNVAGIEHIGISTDYPPQGISPWATYEEWFVPRTGYFKPSYELRWPPWIPALDTTDRYRNLMAVLEGRGCASKDIERLLGLNWLRLLGDTIG; encoded by the coding sequence ATGAAATGGGACACAAATCGACGCACATTTATTCAGGGGGCCGCCGCCGTGTTGGCGAGTCAGGCCCTCCCCGGCGCTGCGGACAGCGGCCCGGATAAAAGCTATGAAGACATGCTGGTTATCGATGCCCTGTGCTTTGGCAAGGAATGGGGAGAGGAGGTTTTCGCGGCTCTTCGCGCGGCGAATTACTCGGGCATCATCGAGAGCCTGCCGCGCAAGAACCTGCAAACGGCGATTGATGCGCTCCTGGACTGGCGAAAGCGTATTGAAAATCACAGCGACCAACTGATGTTCGCTCTACAGGCAGAAGATTTTCGGCGCGCAAAGGACTCCAAGCGCACCGCCGTGATGATGAACTTTCAGAACTCGACCATGCTCAACGGTGACGTTGATAACATCGATGCGCTGTACGCCCTGGGCATGCGATCGTTTCAACTCACTTACAACTTCCGCAATCTCGTGGGTGATGGCTGTCTGGAACGAACCAATGCGGGGCTCTCGGACTTCGGCCTGGAAGTGGTGGAGCGCATGAATGACACCGGCGTGCTCATCGACCTCTCCCACTGCGGCGATCAGACCACCCTGGACGGCATCGCGTTTTCCCAGCGACCCGTAGGTATCACCCACACCATGTGCGATGCCCTGCGCAGTCATCCCCGGGCTAAAACCGATGAACAGATGCGAAACTGCGCGGAGAAAGGCGGGGTGATTGGCATGGTGGCCCTCGGCTACTTCGTCGGCCCCGATCCCGGCGGCGACACCACCATCGAGCACTATGCCGACCATATCGAGCATGCAGTAAATGTCGCAGGCATAGAACACATCGGCATCTCTACGGACTATCCGCCCCAGGGCATTTCCCCCTGGGCCACCTATGAGGAGTGGTTTGTTCCGCGTACGGGTTACTTCAAACCCAGCTACGAGCTCCGCTGGCCGCCCTGGATTCCCGCCCTCGACACCACCGACCGCTACCGCAACCTCATGGCGGTGCTGGAGGGCCGAGGCTGTGCCTCGAAAGACATTGAGCGCCTCCTGGGTCTCAACTGGCTGCGCCTCCTCGGTGATACCATCGGTTAA
- a CDS encoding SDR family NAD(P)-dependent oxidoreductase, with the protein MQGVKDKTVILTGGAGDIAKVAARRFVDAGAKVMLVDLDESSLRDIASECREDDLRYTVADVTSETDTAAYVAATVGAFGGVDVLLANAGVEGPSAPVSEFDLQSFQKVLDVNVMGVFLGIKHVFPVMAAGGGGSVVITSSVAGVSATPGICAYGTSKHAVIGLMRACAKEGGPQNIRVNTINPSPVEGRMMRSLESGLMPEDPTAQYEAIKSAIPMERYADPEDVANLMLFLASEESRFLNGATYMVDGGMTA; encoded by the coding sequence ATGCAAGGCGTAAAAGATAAGACCGTGATCCTCACCGGTGGCGCCGGCGACATCGCCAAAGTCGCGGCCCGGCGCTTCGTAGACGCGGGCGCCAAAGTCATGCTCGTCGATCTGGATGAGAGTAGTTTGCGGGACATCGCCTCCGAATGCCGTGAGGATGACCTTCGATACACCGTCGCCGATGTCACCTCAGAGACCGATACGGCGGCCTATGTCGCCGCCACGGTAGGGGCATTTGGCGGTGTGGACGTGCTCCTCGCCAACGCCGGTGTGGAGGGCCCATCCGCCCCCGTGAGCGAATTCGACCTGCAGAGCTTTCAGAAGGTGCTTGATGTCAACGTGATGGGGGTTTTCCTTGGCATCAAGCATGTCTTCCCCGTCATGGCTGCCGGTGGCGGTGGCAGCGTCGTGATCACCTCCTCTGTGGCAGGCGTCAGCGCCACGCCGGGTATCTGTGCCTACGGCACCAGTAAACACGCCGTTATCGGACTCATGCGAGCCTGCGCCAAAGAGGGCGGCCCTCAGAACATCCGGGTAAACACCATAAACCCGTCTCCCGTGGAGGGACGCATGATGCGTTCCCTGGAATCGGGTCTGATGCCCGAAGATCCCACGGCACAGTACGAAGCGATCAAGTCCGCGATCCCCATGGAGCGCTACGCGGATCCCGAAGACGTCGCAAACCTGATGCTGTTTTTAGCCAGCGAGGAGAGCCGCTTTCTCAACGGCGCCACCTATATGGTCGATGGCGGTATGACCGCCTAG
- a CDS encoding GFA family protein: MPEASCHCGAITIAITDLPDTVTACTCSICRRYGALWAYLDDQSASVTATPGKLVSYVWGDKGIAFQHCAHCGCMTHYESLIDEAPRRVAVNARMLSPDVTAQLTLRTFDGAETWQYID; the protein is encoded by the coding sequence ATGCCCGAAGCCAGCTGCCACTGCGGTGCGATTACCATCGCGATTACTGACCTACCGGACACGGTCACGGCCTGCACCTGTTCCATATGTAGACGCTATGGCGCGCTTTGGGCCTATCTTGATGATCAGAGCGCATCGGTCACTGCGACTCCCGGCAAGCTGGTGTCCTACGTCTGGGGCGACAAAGGCATCGCCTTTCAGCACTGCGCCCATTGTGGCTGCATGACCCACTATGAATCCCTTATCGATGAAGCACCCCGGCGCGTGGCAGTTAATGCCCGTATGCTGTCTCCGGACGTCACGGCACAGCTGACCCTGCGCACCTTCGATGGCGCAGAAACCTGGCAGTACATCGACTAA
- a CDS encoding glutathione S-transferase, which produces MTGHPVLYSFRRCPYAIRARMTLAYADVPVELREVLLKDKPPAMLALSQKGTVPVLALPDGRVIDESIDVMRWTLGHRDPNAWLTQGDYGDRDPLITENDGRFKTCLDKYKYADRHPEHPPHKYREEACSFLRELEWRLSEAPWLGGQQEGFADIAIFPFIRQFAGVDRAWFDESPYPHLRRWLDSLLDHPLFKAVMAKHPPWTPGQTPVIFPEDT; this is translated from the coding sequence ATGACCGGGCATCCTGTTCTATACAGCTTCCGACGCTGCCCCTATGCCATACGCGCGCGTATGACGCTGGCCTATGCGGACGTCCCTGTGGAGCTTCGCGAGGTGCTTCTCAAGGACAAGCCCCCGGCGATGCTCGCGCTTTCGCAAAAAGGCACGGTGCCCGTTCTGGCTCTCCCAGACGGCAGGGTGATTGATGAGAGCATCGATGTTATGCGCTGGACTCTTGGTCATAGGGACCCGAACGCCTGGCTGACTCAAGGGGACTACGGGGATCGCGACCCACTGATAACAGAGAATGACGGTCGCTTTAAAACCTGTCTCGACAAGTACAAGTACGCCGACCGCCACCCGGAACACCCGCCTCACAAGTATCGCGAGGAGGCCTGCAGCTTTTTGCGAGAACTTGAATGGCGGCTGTCGGAGGCTCCCTGGCTCGGGGGACAACAGGAAGGCTTTGCGGACATTGCGATCTTTCCCTTCATCCGCCAGTTTGCCGGCGTCGACAGGGCCTGGTTCGACGAATCACCCTACCCGCATCTTCGTCGCTGGCTGGACAGCCTTCTGGATCACCCGCTGTTCAAGGCGGTGATGGCCAAGCATCCCCCGTGGACGCCGGGGCAAACCCCTGTGATTTTTCCTGAAGATACTTAA
- a CDS encoding TonB-dependent receptor plug domain-containing protein encodes MFLTRSATAIPLYPLFIFPFAFLASPASALPQAGTLEEVRVVGRRDVLLPSLGAGTTDLIAFDEQVSMNRTVGDWLEQLPGVSLNGQGGLFQAYSIRGFSRWRVRTELNGVPIITDRRAGNSASFVPPDLIAQVAVNKSASSTLYGSGAMGGVVNLDSRIEEGRSLRAEGASNGGQFALTALSGNPGGLSAGLSVRKAEDSDAPDGRKLNTAFEQVAATVTGSSELGSLSLDYRWLGSVSRDVGKSNALFPERRISSYPSDDHSVTQLELRADGDWFIRAYHHLQDWEADVERVGERRNLTSYRAHTVGGLFQANTRLLSGEGSVGAEWVGRRGVAIDDEEFTPDGTLLIEQALVRGEEDTVALFADQQWRLGAMEISGGMRYDHMDQSSRSQSNADGQWSASAAVDYGLGDSWTLRGELASGFRFPGLSERYFNGTTPRGEVLGNPDLEAETRRSGELALQFAPLVSTLKAGAAVYYSDLEDYIERYPVGPELVSYRNLDGASIQGLELDVGFQTGVVHHRLSYQWQEGEDDEGNTLADLNPPSLRYFFSWEQEQRGFYSDLSYRESREEFGADELPLASAVIWNARFTQRVARRWQAELFLSNILDEEYRSTADDVAPLQPGRTFGIRLEWRES; translated from the coding sequence ATGTTTCTAACGCGCTCAGCGACCGCGATACCTTTATATCCACTGTTCATCTTTCCCTTCGCCTTCCTCGCGTCGCCTGCCTCGGCGTTGCCGCAGGCTGGCACGCTGGAGGAGGTGCGAGTCGTTGGTCGCCGCGACGTTTTACTCCCATCGCTGGGAGCGGGAACGACGGACTTGATTGCCTTTGATGAGCAGGTGTCGATGAACCGTACCGTCGGTGACTGGCTTGAGCAGTTGCCCGGTGTCAGTCTGAATGGTCAGGGTGGGCTGTTTCAGGCTTACAGTATCCGCGGCTTCAGTCGTTGGCGGGTCCGGACGGAGCTCAATGGCGTACCGATCATCACAGATCGACGCGCGGGTAATTCTGCCTCTTTTGTGCCCCCGGATCTTATTGCTCAGGTTGCCGTCAACAAGTCAGCGTCGTCGACCTTATATGGATCCGGCGCCATGGGGGGCGTAGTCAACCTTGATTCCCGAATCGAGGAGGGGCGGTCCCTCCGGGCCGAGGGCGCCAGTAATGGCGGGCAATTTGCCCTGACGGCGCTCAGCGGTAATCCCGGCGGGCTGTCCGCGGGCCTGAGTGTCCGCAAAGCGGAAGATAGCGATGCGCCGGACGGTCGCAAGCTGAATACTGCGTTTGAGCAGGTGGCGGCTACCGTCACGGGGAGTAGTGAACTGGGCTCTCTGAGCCTGGACTATCGTTGGCTCGGCAGCGTGAGCCGGGATGTCGGCAAGAGCAATGCTTTGTTTCCCGAACGCAGAATCAGCAGCTACCCCAGTGACGATCACTCCGTGACCCAGCTGGAGCTCCGCGCTGACGGTGACTGGTTTATCCGCGCGTACCACCATTTGCAGGACTGGGAGGCAGATGTCGAGCGTGTCGGGGAGCGTCGTAACCTCACGAGCTATCGGGCACACACCGTGGGCGGTCTTTTTCAGGCCAATACCCGGCTGTTGTCCGGCGAGGGTAGCGTCGGCGCAGAGTGGGTCGGTCGGCGCGGCGTCGCCATTGACGATGAAGAATTCACCCCGGATGGCACGCTGCTCATAGAGCAGGCCCTGGTGAGGGGGGAGGAGGATACCGTCGCACTCTTTGCGGACCAGCAGTGGCGCCTGGGCGCCATGGAAATCAGCGGCGGTATGCGCTACGACCATATGGACCAGTCATCCAGGTCGCAGAGTAACGCCGATGGACAGTGGTCCGCGAGCGCCGCCGTGGATTACGGCCTGGGTGACAGCTGGACGCTGCGCGGCGAGCTGGCCTCGGGCTTTCGTTTTCCCGGCCTGAGTGAGCGCTACTTCAACGGTACAACCCCTCGGGGCGAGGTGCTCGGCAATCCGGACCTGGAAGCGGAAACCCGACGCAGCGGTGAGCTGGCGCTACAGTTTGCACCTCTGGTGTCAACGCTGAAGGCCGGCGCTGCGGTGTATTACAGCGATCTGGAGGACTACATCGAGCGATACCCTGTGGGACCGGAGCTCGTCTCCTATCGCAACCTCGATGGCGCAAGTATCCAAGGCCTGGAACTGGATGTGGGTTTTCAGACGGGCGTCGTGCATCACCGGCTCAGTTATCAGTGGCAGGAGGGCGAGGACGATGAGGGCAATACCCTGGCGGACCTCAATCCTCCCTCCCTTCGGTATTTTTTTAGCTGGGAACAGGAGCAGCGTGGCTTTTACAGTGACCTGAGTTACCGGGAGTCCCGGGAAGAGTTTGGCGCAGATGAGCTGCCCCTGGCTTCGGCGGTGATCTGGAACGCGCGCTTCACCCAGCGTGTGGCCAGGCGCTGGCAGGCCGAGCTCTTCCTCAGCAATATCCTCGACGAAGAATACCGCTCCACTGCAGATGATGTGGCACCCCTGCAGCCGGGCAGGACCTTTGGTATTCGGCTGGAGTGGCGCGAGAGCTGA
- a CDS encoding cation diffusion facilitator family transporter gives MANSPGDVKDPARLLRLATLASVATACLLISVKLFAYLQSGAVSLLASLMDSLMDAAASLINLIAVRYALAPADKNHRFGHGKAESLAALIQAVFILATSAFLIHEALHRLLSPVPMLAVKPGVIVMLMSLVITACLIVFQGYVVRQTGSTAIHADSVHYRADLLSNAATLLALLLAGQGILQADPIFALLIAGYLLVSTREILRQALNELLDRELPKMDQERITGIALAHPEVRGMHDLRTRQSGRTSIIQLHLEMDKNISLVAAHHIAEEVETAILDHYPGADIVIHQDPEGVPEVQRWHTDD, from the coding sequence ATGGCTAATTCTCCGGGCGATGTAAAAGACCCTGCGCGGCTGTTGCGGCTTGCCACCCTGGCCTCCGTGGCAACAGCCTGTCTGCTCATCAGCGTCAAGCTCTTTGCCTATCTTCAAAGCGGTGCCGTAAGTCTGCTGGCATCGCTTATGGACTCCCTGATGGATGCGGCGGCATCCCTGATCAACCTCATCGCCGTGCGCTACGCCCTCGCCCCCGCTGATAAAAACCACCGCTTCGGTCACGGCAAGGCAGAGTCCCTGGCGGCATTGATTCAGGCAGTGTTTATTCTGGCCACCAGCGCTTTTCTCATACATGAGGCACTCCATCGACTGTTGTCGCCGGTACCGATGCTCGCGGTCAAACCGGGCGTTATCGTGATGTTGATGTCCCTGGTGATTACCGCATGTCTGATTGTTTTTCAGGGCTATGTTGTGCGCCAAACGGGGTCCACCGCGATTCATGCGGACTCGGTTCACTACCGGGCCGACTTACTCAGTAACGCGGCCACGCTGCTGGCATTGCTGTTGGCCGGCCAGGGCATCCTTCAGGCAGACCCGATTTTTGCGTTACTGATCGCCGGATACCTCCTGGTGTCCACGCGAGAGATACTTCGCCAGGCACTGAACGAGTTACTGGATCGGGAGCTCCCAAAAATGGATCAGGAACGGATCACCGGCATTGCCCTTGCGCATCCGGAGGTAAGGGGAATGCATGATCTGCGGACGCGGCAGTCGGGGCGCACGTCTATCATCCAACTCCATTTGGAAATGGACAAGAATATCTCCCTGGTGGCAGCCCACCACATAGCGGAGGAGGTCGAAACCGCGATTCTTGATCATTACCCCGGCGCGGACATCGTCATTCATCAGGATCCTGAGGGTGTTCCTGAAGTACAACGCTGGCACACTGACGATTGA